The following are encoded together in the Corticium candelabrum chromosome 1, ooCorCand1.1, whole genome shotgun sequence genome:
- the LOC134192119 gene encoding ciliary microtubule inner protein 2B-like, which translates to MAAEVQRSKRYLPGALDGAYVPGYLGYRPQLKFYYGKTYGSLTRQLAKRQNDWTTKIVQACPDKHVRFDGGVLPDLKKRMAVPPWSGGAKFARNMVSSYSGFIPGLNFTYGSTFQEAAKDAIQDHIDAQTKVEAAGTDLQQTVHKQIPLTPQQSETAPYICNKRPKDSVKHFRIDLPPIPGYMGWVPRYAHCGLGKTHDLRAKEALEVFNKEQEIYNNRDSNVKITELKKLQDTPDCGLKINTNRPYPIYRKSGVIPNYTGHLPKEMFEIGSTYGSTTKRLSVCKYSTVN; encoded by the exons ATGGCTGCAGAAGTACAGAGATCGAAGCGCTATCTTCCAGGAGCTCTGGACGGAGCATACGTGCCTGG CTACTTGGGATATCGCCCGCAGTTAAAGTTCTACTATGGTAAAACTTACGGTTCGTTAACAAGACAGTTGGCGAAG CGACAAAATGATTGGACGACGAAGATCGTGCAAGCTTGCCCGGATAAACACGTGCGATTTGATGGAGGCGTTCTTCCAGATTTGAAGAAAAGAATGGCTGTGCCTCCGTGGTCAGGAGGTGCAAAGTTTGCACGCAATATGGTTTCTAGCTATTcag GATTCATACCTGGACTCAACTTTACTTATGGGTCCACATTTCAAGAAGCCGCAAAAGATGCCATTCAAGACCACATAGATGCACAGACCAAGGTGGAAGCAGCAGGTACTGATCTCCAACAAACTGTACATAAGCAAATCCCTCTAACTCCTCAACAAAGTGAAACAGCTCCTTACATTTGCAACAAAAGACCAAAGGACAGTGTAAAGCATTTCAGAATTGACTTGCCACCGATTCCTGGCTACATGGGATGGGTACCACGATATGCACACTGTGGACTCGGAAAAACACACGATCTGCGAGCAAAAGAGGCTCTCGAAGTATTCAACAAAGAACAAGAGATCTATAATAACAGGGACTCCAATGTCAAAATTACCGAGCTGAA AAAACTTCAAGACACACCGGATTGCGGCTTGAAGATCAACACAAATCGACCATATCCAATATACAGGAAATCAGGAGTCATTCCCAACTACACGGGTCACCTTCCAA AGGAAATGTTCGAAATTGGATCAACTTACGGAAGTACAACGAAACGGCTGTCGGTGTGCAAATACTCAACAGTCAATTGA